The following are from one region of the Silene latifolia isolate original U9 population chromosome 9, ASM4854445v1, whole genome shotgun sequence genome:
- the LOC141601247 gene encoding uncharacterized protein LOC141601247: MEEVAPESYADSPFIEEIAKVVPPKTFMIPSMRTYDRTSDPQNHVAFNKLKMLAASIPNEFRQVCKCKGFGTTLTGPALQWITQKPDETLIVFLARFNKEKVSIPRLEEDKIYKVGGPCNRKHNDKTNRRSQLSMGNNYRSGPYTRPGQSEVNLAQEQQGKAKVHPPISEHNFCVDIAGLIQQLDNMGPVVRWPRKSDNPNPRKYHTKWCEFHIDIGHTMEDCFTLKKEVVYLLKAGYLKDLIKARGRNEDLSKVNPEQKQCRSAISLLHLHSMK; encoded by the exons ATGGAGGAAGTTGCCCCTGAAAGCTATGCTGACTCGCCTTTTATAGAAGAGATAGCTAAAGTAGTTCCTCCCAAAACATTTATGATTCCATCCATGAGAACATATGATAGAACctcagatccacaaaatcatgtggcCTTCAACAAGTTgaaaatgttggctgcatctattcccaacGAATTTAGGCAGGTTTGCAAgtgcaaaggatttggaacaACACTGACCGGTCCTGCACTGCAGTG GATTACCCAGAAACCAGATGAGACGCTCATAGTCTTCCTTGCCagattcaacaaggagaaagtgtcGATTCCCAG GCTGGAGGAAGACAAGATTTACAAGGTTGGAGGACCCTGCAATAGAAAACACAATGACAAGACAAACAGGAGAAGTCAACTTAGCATGGGCAATAACTACAGGAGTGGCCCATATACCAGGCCTGGTCAGTCAGAAGTCAACCTAGCGCAAGAACAgcaaggtaaggctaaagttcatccacctatctccgaacataacttctgTGTTGACATTGCGGGTTTGATCCAGCAACTGGATAACATGGGACCAGTggtcagatggcccaggaagtcagaTAACCCAAATCCAAGGAAGTACCATACCaagtggtgtgaatttcacattgATATAGGGCACACAATGGAGGACTGCTTTACTCTCAAGAAAGAAGTGGTCTACCTTCTGAAAGCAGGATACCTCAAAGACCTGATCAAAGCTAGAGGCAGGAATGAAGACCTCAGCAAAGTCAACCCGGAGCAAAAGCAGTGCAGGAGCGCAATCTCCCTCCTCCACCTccactctatgaagtaa